The following is a genomic window from Malus sylvestris chromosome 7, drMalSylv7.2, whole genome shotgun sequence.
ACTTATATTTGTGTCAGAATCTCCCACATGATTCCTACAATCTGCTTGCTGTACCATCTCCAATTGGCGGTGTTCTCGTGATTAGTGCAAATTTTAATCCATTATAATAGCCAGGTAAGTTAATTTATTATAGTGGTTTTATTAGCTGAAGCACTTTTTTATGAGGTTTTTACCAACTTTATGCAGTCAGCCTCATGTGCATTGCCATTAAACAGTTATGCTGCTTCTGTTGATaacagctctctctctctctctctctctctcttcacacacacacacacacacaaccaaCACACCCTTGtattccctccctccctctcgtCTCTTTGGCTAATCTCTCTCATCCACactttgtttttatataatttaatgtattttctgttttatgcaGTCAAGAGATGCCAAGATCTAGTTTTTAACTGTGGAGCTTGATGCTGCCAATGCAACTTGGTTGCTGAATGATGTAGCCTTGCTGTCTACAAAAACTGGGGAGCTACTATTGCTCACCCTTGTTTATGATGGACGGTTAGTaattacaatttattttttttttaatttcgttTGAGCAGAAGAAGCAGAGCTTGTTACTTTCTTCACCACCAGTGCATGACTTGCTAATTGTATCATCTTCTGTACCATAATATCTTGTACTTGGAGGGTATTatcatttatattttgtatgatTCGGGAATTGTGTTGTGATTTTTTATGATGTTAGAAATACAAGAGGGctcaaaatttcattttatgAGATAAAGTCAGTTATTTCTGTATTCAGGTTTCAGAGGTGTACGCCAAAGATTTCAAGGGTGCCATATCTGCATTAGCCTCACTTCAAGGTCATCTGTTGATTGAGCAGGTCCTAAAATTACGTTAAACAAGTGGAATGGCACTGAACTGAATGGTGTGGCATTTTTTGATGTTCCACCATTGTATGTTTTGAGCTTGAATATTGTATGTATACTTCCTTAACTGTCTCTTTTAAATTGATTCGTTGTTTGATACCTGGATATCAGTACTTGAATATACGATTTAATTATGTGATGTGAAATCTGAGGGTGCACGTTGAAATGTTTCAAACTTCTCAAGTTGTGTCTTTAATTTGATTCTTGGTGTATAATGTTAGTCGTAATTTATTAAGATATGATTCTGAGCAATATGTGACCAGTGTCAATGGCCAAATTTGTCTTTGCAGGTCAAGAATTTTTCCTCCTTGGTGACATTCACAAAAGCATTTACTTTCTCAGTTGAAAGGAGCAGGGATCTCAGCTAAATCTGTTGGCCAAGGATTTTGGTAACCTAGATTCTTTTTTATCGATGGAAGTTTGCTGAGGCTTGTAGTTGCAGATGAACGAAAGAACATTCAGGTTAGTGCCTTGTAGCTGAGATATATTTTAGTCCTCTTTTAGGGctctcttattattttatttttttgtgactAACAATTCTTTTGGTTAGTTTTTCATCCCTGATTGTTGGAGGGATAGTTTACTtattttaaacacattttctatGCCAAACAGATCTTTTTCTACGCACCAAAGAGGTCTGAGAGTTGGAAAGGCCAGAAGCTTCTCTCAAGGGCTAAATTTCTTGTTGGTACCCATGTTACCAAGTTCTTGCGGTTGCAGATGCTCTCTAACTCAGGGACTAATCCAGGCTCCAACAAAACTAATTGCTATGCTTTGTTATTTGGTACCCTGGATGGCAGCATTGGTTGTGTTATGCCTCTTGATGAACTCACATTTCGTAGGTTGCAGTCACTACAGAAAAAGCTTGTTGATGCAGTTGCCCATGTTGCTGGTTTGAATCCAAGAGCTTTCCGCCAGTTTCGGTCAAATGGAAAAGCTTATCTGCCTGGCCCTGATACCATAGTTGACTGCAAGCTTCTAACCCAGTGAGTTCCATGTTCCTTCTATTTAGATTACCGTTCAAGATACAAAAGATTTTGCTGCCTTGCTTTTTGGAGAGAAATATTCCGTCATCTTTGTaaacccaacaacaacaacaacaacaacaaagccttttcccactaagtggggtcggctatatgaatcctagaacgccattgcgctcggttttgtgtcatgtcctccgttagatccaagtactctaagtcttttcttaggatctcttccaaagttttcctaggtcttcctctatcccttcggccccgaacctctgttccGTAGTCACCTCTTCGAACcgaagcgtcagtaggccttctttgcacatgtccaaaccaccgtaaccgattttctctcatctttccttcaacttcggctactcctactttacctcggatatcctcattcacaatcttatcctttctcgtgtgcccacacatcccacgaagcatccttatctccgctacacccattttgtgtacgtgttgatgcttcaccgcccaacattctgtgccatacaacatcgctggccttattgccgtcctataaaattttcccttgagcttcagtgacctacgacggtcacacaacacgccggatgcactcttacacttcatccatccagcttgtattctatggttgagatctccatctaattctccgttctcttgcaagatagatcctaggtagcgaaaacgatcgctttttgtgatcttcgctagattactccggtcattagtgtggataagtatataaatggatagagataggaaagcaaacaccagatgtacgtggttcacccatattggctacgtccacgaaatagaggagttctcattaattgtgaagggtttacacaagtacataggttcaagctctcttttagtgagtataagtgaatgatttagtacaaatgacattaggaaatattgtgggagaatgatctcgtaatcacgaaacttctaagttccggagtgtggtatcgtcttgacttgccttatctgtctcgtaggtagatgtggcattttctctggaagtactcttcctccatccaggggtggtatctttaactggtggagatgcacaaggtaatgtatcaatttcacttgaagcttacttgtagtttcaggcttggtcaagcgcgatacaaaccatgtaataggagtcctccaagttgccgagctaggggatctgctaaaagaggtgacagacaaggtaagcaatcagagctccaagcaatcagtcccagatcagaactttgatttcgagttccggctgattgttcacattctccctatcttgcaggcagcatgaaggataaagagaagaaaaatgagaagagatgatatgggatacttttgcttttgaagaagtaactttccacaggcttattcttgaactgggctggagggttttctggtttcctccagagtataaggccgactgaagaatttgagggtcaaaacaagtccatcaaatctatagtacgttcgaccctgctgatatgggatacttttgcttttgacagagtagtggatgtatcggcacgtgtactgttacgcttgtctccacatgcttccttgtatccttctcacttgccctatctgttcctcaggcagatgcggtatcttccctggaagcagaagatgttgaagatgagtactcgagagcaatgccaggtaagtaatcaagtaaggggtttcaggcagtcagttcctgactggaagcttgattccaagtgttgactgattgctctctttcttcttgtcttgcaggtaagaacaaggccaaaggaaaagacagggaaaaaacatgatatgggatactcttgcttttaaccctgatgatatgagatattcttgctctagtatagcttgtttacagaggtattatcggggggaaagaaagctgaatatttcgaaaggcttctttgggagtgccctctcaaatatgaggaagggttgagcatttttgcaggtctgcctgtctgttggggatggaggtcaacatatataggagtctccctcacaacaagtagtaatgttattcctttaccctgcttggtcataacacggtagtgggagctgccagcttcacatgttttaactctgtcagagcactttgaaaaagtggtctgtggtatctggaaagctgatgttgcgtgtaaagattacagacaagctttatccaaggagatccggctcttgaagttgggaaagtggtgcctcttcggttttcgaacaagcaatcctgtcggagatctggctctcgagattcggagaacgatgccttttcgatttttgagaaagcaatcctgctaggggtctggctctcgagattcggagagcggtgtctcttcgatttttgagaaagtaatcatgttgggagtctggctctcgagattcggagggcggtgcctcttcgattttggagcaagcaatcttgttgggagtgttttctcgaatgtgagaaaaggttgggcatgtttgctagtctatcttgccacgaagcacagaggttgacacacagggactttccaattatccagcagtggtactgttcctttatccttgtgggtaataatatggtagctagaccttcaaaatttatgtgtctaaactttgttagtgctgtttctttgctattcttttacccttcttggtcagagcggtgtagtgggagctgcttcacgtgtctcaactttgtcagagaactttggcaaagttatctgtggtacccatgagctaatgttgcgtgtgggaaatgggtgattgaacagtaagattcatgtgctttctacttcaccaaaaatcttcgacataatgctcataatttccgcaaagctgacaggtgctgacaaggctggaaaagtaggtgcctcttcgatttctgagatcggccctcgtggtctctaagcagcccagcttttgagaaagcaagcgcctcttcgatttctgagatcggctttcgtggtctttgagcagcccaacttttgagaaagcaaacgtctcgtggtctctgagcagcccagcttttgagaaagcaaacgcctcttcgatttctgaagctccgtcgagtacagatttttatagaggctggcattaaattccaaagcacacttgaatctccaccagtagaagcttcattcttgtacttctaagatcttgatttgtccgacctcttctctcttcaacacctttgaaaatgtctggccactccgaccgtcgttttgacttgaaccttgttgaagagccagccacgccttctctagacaacatatggcgcccatccttcgtctcccctactggtcctcttaccgttggggattccgtgatgaagaatgatatgaccgctgcggtagtggccatgaaccttctcactcccaaagataacagactactttccaaacggtctgatgagttggctgttaaggattctctggctctcagtgttcagtgtgcaggttctgtgtctaacatggcccaacgcctatttgctcgaacccgccaagttgaatcattggcggttgaagtgatgagtctcaaacaggagattagagggctccagcatgagaataaacagttgcatcggctcgcacatgactatgctacaaacatgaagaggaagcttaacCAGaagaaggaatctgatggtcaggttttacttgatcatcagagatttgtgggtttgttccaaaggcatttattgccttcgtcttctggggctgtactgcgtaatgaagctccaaatgatcaacctctgctgcctcctccttctagggttctgtccagtactgaggctccaaatgatccccctccagtgcctgctgtttctggggctctaccgactgctgagacttctcctaagcaacctttgtgaaggctccctcttgtttgtttattttgactcatgtatatgtacatatttgtgacttatcggggatatcaataaatagctttccttcatttcaacgtattgtgttaaatacaccaaagccttcttcgctaagttctctgaattttcttttgttgaagcttgtatgttgaagctttgtgagtggagcatgtaggttgaggtagtattcccttaatttcccgagtgaggaaaacttctcagttggagacttggaaaatccaagtcactgagtgggatcggctatatgaatctttgaacgccattgtgctcggtcctgtgtcatgtcctccgttatatccaagtactctaagtcttttcttagagtctcttccaaagttttcctaggtcttcctctaccccttcggccctgaacctctgtcccatagtcgcatcttctaatcggagcgtcagtaggccttctttgcacatgtccaaaccaccgtaaccgattttctctcatatttccttcaatttcggctactcctactttaccccggatatcctcattcctaatcttatcctttcttgtgtgcccacacatccaacgaagcatcctcatctccgctacacccattttgtgtacgtgttgatgcttcaccgcccaacattctgtgccatacagcatcgccggccttattgccgtcctataaaattttcccttgagcttcagtggcatacggcggtcacacaacacgccggatgcactcttccacttcatccatccagcttgtattctatggttgagatctccatctaattctccgttcttttgcaagatagatcctaggtaacgaaaacgatcgctctttggtatttcttgatctccgatcctcacccctaactcgttttagcctccatttgcactgaacttgcactccatatattctgtctttgatcggcttaggcgaagacctttagattccaacacttctctccaaaggttaagctttgcatttaccccttcctgagtttcatctatcaacactatatcgtctgcgaaaagcatacaccaaggaatatcatcttgaatatgtcctgttaactcatccattaccaacgcaaaaaggtaaggacttaaggatgagccttgatgtaatcctacagttatgggaaagctttcggtttgtccttcatgagttcttacggcagtctttgctccttcatacatatcctttatagcttggatatatgctactcgtactcttttcttctctaaaatcctccaaaaaatgtctcttgggaccctatcatacgctttttccaaatctataaagaccatgtgtaaatcctttttcccatctctatatatttccatcaatcttcgtaagagatagattgcctccatggttgagcgccctggcatgaacccgaattggttgtccgaaacccgtgtctcttgcctcaatctatgctcaatgactctctcccagagcttcattgtatgactcattagcttaatacccctatagtttatgcaattttgtacgtcgcccttattcttgtagataggcaccaaagtgctcgttcgccactcatttggcatcttcttcgttttcaaaatcctattgaaaaggtcagtgagccatgttatacctgtctctcccaaaactttccacacttcgattggtatatcgtctgggcctactgcttttctatgcttcattttcttcaaagctacaaccacttcttccttccggattcgacgataaaaagagtagtttctacactcttctgagttacacaactcccctaaagaagcactcatttcatgtccttcattgaaaagattatgaaaataacctctccatctatctttaaccgcgttctctgtagcaagaacctttccatcctcatccttgatgcacctcacttggtttaggtcccttgtcttcttttccctttctctagctagtttatagatatccaactctccttctttggtatctagtcgcttatacatatcgtcataagccgctaacttagcttctctcacagctttcttcgcctcttgcttcgcttttctatacctttcaccattttcatcggtcatatccttgtataaggctttacaacattccttcttagccttcacctttgtttgtacctcctcattccaccaccaagattccttttggtgtggggcaaagcccttagactctcctaatacctcttttgctacttttcggatacaactagccatggaatcccacatttggctagcttccccctctctatcccacacacactgggtgattactttctctttgaaaataacttgtttttcttcttttagattccaccatatAGTCCTtaggcacttccaagtcttgttcttttttctcactcttttgatatgtacatccatcaccaacaagcgatgttgattagccacgctctctcctggtataactttgcaatccttacaagttatacgatcctctttcctcattagaagaaaatctatttgtgtttttgacgacccactcttgtaggtgatcacatgttcttctctcttcttaaagaaggtgttggctaagaatagatcatatgccattgcaaaatccaagatagcttcctcatcctcgtttctctccccaaaaccatggccaccatgaaaacctccatagttgcctgtctccctgcccacgtgtccatttaaatctcctcctataaataacttctccgtctgagcaattccttgcaccaagtctccaaggtcttcccaaaatttctccttcgaactcatatccaaccctacttgaggtgcgtacgcactaatcacattgataagttcttgtcctattacaatcttgattgctatGATTCTATTTcataccctcttgacatctacaacatcttgtgtcaaggtcttgtccacgatgatgccaacaccgtttctcgttctatttgtgcccgagtaccaaagtttaaaccctgagttttctagatcctttgccttaagaccaacccacttagtttcttgtaggcacataatatttatccttctcctcaccataacttccactacttccatagattttcccgttaaggttcctatattccacgttcctaaacgcattctactctcctgaactctacccttctgtcctagcttcttcaccctcccccgtccaatggaatcaaagtacttcttttgtgtgtctcgtgtaaagttgataggtgcatatgctcccaaacaactttgagtggagtcgttcgaaaagaagtttctatggcccccttgctcatttaacactgcatccgggtgcctatggagatacagcgacccttgctcacttatcactgtgctcgggccacacagcgcgccacttacgggtgacgccctagctttagcgcgatttcgttctgaattcattttcataaggattcgacgtaactgtagagtgccggctgtcgactacctgacgccctccccctcctcctttacccgggcttgggaccggcaatgtaagataaacttacataggcggagttcaTCTTTGTAAACCCAATAATGCTAAATACTTTCCTAATGAAATGATGCACGCTTCTAATTCTAGATCAACACCATCAACAGTATTTGATGGCATGATAAAAACTGGTACTTCAATTTCCATCCTCCAACTTATGAGATGCTTCTATTGGAGGAACAGCTTGAAATTGCAAACCAGATAGGGACGACTCGTTCACAAATTTTTACAAACTTAAATGACCTCGCTATAGGAACGAGCTTCTTGTAAGTGCTGCGTTTACCTTGTTCGTGATTGTTGGGTTCCGCTgaattgagaagaaagaggaggggtAAGAAGTGGGAAATACTGTTGCTCCACTGCGGTAGTTTTAGGTGACAAGAGTTGAGAGTTTCCGGCTAACCAGTATTGCTAGGCTCAGTGAATCGTTCGGTTTTGTTGTGACGAGTATAACAGCCTAGCAACCTAGTCATTTGTTTCCGCTGATGGGTTGTAAGTTATCATAGTCGTTAACCTTTGTCCGAGACCGCTACATTTGTTCACATGTAATAACCGTATTGATGAAATTACCATGAGTTTTTACCACCTCAATCTCTTTCGAACtcgattttcttcttttcaaggACATTTCTTTATGCGCTTCTGAGGCGTAATgccatttttttaaatattacagCAATGCCTTGTAACTCAAGACTCCTCTTTCGCTTTTGTGAAAGGAAGTTGAAATTCTGGATTTGAATGGAAATCAAATTATTGCACATATCAAACTATATTGTTTTCTGAATATATGTTGAAATTCCAAATTCTTTTGGAACGGAACTGGAAGGGCGGGCAGAAGTTCGTTGGTGTTGCAGGAAAGGAATGGCCTTTCTAACGTATATTCCGTCGTACCGGCATGGCCCCACTGATTTGTTTTCGATCGGAGCATCAAGCAACTTCAGTGATGGTGAGCTGGTCAAGTAAGGAGAATCGACAAGGTGGAGAAGATTTAAAAAGAATCTGCAGCAGTGAGAGTCAAATGACTGATCGTGATCGTCTGCAGAAGTTGTTTGAGTCTTCAAATATGTAAGCCTGTTCGCTGAGGTGAACAAGAAGGAGGCCCTGTATGCCCCACTATACGGCTGAATCACCATCTTTCTGCCCGAGCAACCTGGTCCCTATTCGCTTGCTTGTTCGTTGGATGCGTTGTTTGTGTAACACGTATTGAGGAAGTCAACTTCTGATATTAATTTAAGACAGATTTGGGTATTggtttttttatgtaattttcaatTCCAAAAAATTGTGGATTATAATCTCTTGATTTCGATTCGATCTTTCCAAAAATCATATTTACTGATTACATTGTTTTGTTCGGTAAATAGAAGATTATGAGGAGTAAGGTAAAATGTTTgtaaaacacaaagtaaaaagTAAATCACTCAATCGTTGTATGAACTTTGAACGTCCTCTCCTTCCCCACCAACGAGAATAACAATCAAATATGAGGTGAATATATCTAATAGAATTTTAGAAAACAACTGCACGAGGTAAACAATGGCAGACGGAGACAGCAGGAGTGGTTTTCCACTGTTCCATAAACCTCGTGGGCCTATCATGACGATGCGCGTGTGCCCTAATTTACTAATTACTCAAGtaactctctctcctcctcctcctcttctcccTCTTCATGTAGTGGACCTAATTTTTATTCTATTCGAAACATTGTGACGTGATATTATAATTTAACTCAAATTATATAATGTATGCTAATCACGGTTGGCTGAGTTGGTaaggattgttttttttttttctagaccAAGACCTAGGTTCAAGTTCCGTTGCCAACAATTCTTCTTAGTGGATGATAcgtaaaaactaaaaaaggGGGTAAACCCCtatctaaaaactaaaaaaggaGGTAAGACCCCCTCTGTAAGTCCTTAAAGAGACTTGTGGTATGTCCTAACCCTAAGATGGAATAGCCTCCCCTCTCCCTTAACTTTCAGCAaataaacaaatgatattatgtatattttttttatatagaaaaaataCTACATTAAAGAGAAAAGTCCCTAGGGCAACCGATTTGGGTACAATCAAAAAGGAAGGCCTGACGGGTTTCCAACGGAAGAGTTCTATCCTAAACATGAAAATTAGAGACTGAATAACCCACACTAGTTATAGCATATGCCAGAAAATTGACTTCCCGAAAGACATGCTTCCTGCAAATCTCCTTAAATGACCTGGCAAGCTAGCAAATATCCTCCAGGATGACCTTCAATCTCCAAGGGGGGCAATAGGCTCTACAGATAGACTCAATCACCAGCTTTGAATCACCCTCCACCATAATGTGAGCCAAACCTTTGGCTTTAGCCATCCAAAGGCCATCCCTCAACGCCAGGCATTCTGTAGTCGAAATAGTGTTTTGACCAATAAATCTAGCTCCTGCAACAATAGGCTCTCCCTTCTCATTTCTAATCACAAACCCAACAGTCGCACCTTGATTCACCACAGAGCCATCAAAGTTAAGTTTAACAAAACCAGCATTCGAAGGGGACCATCGAATAGAAAATGGTGGAGAGGACCTGCTACCATTGTAAACCACAGGAATTATACCATTGGCATCTATGAATTCCCTCCCTATATTGGGGTCCGACTTAACGATCCAGGTAGGGTTTGgaattttattttggaaaacCACAAGATTCCTCTCCTTCCAAATCTGCCGGCAAACTAGTAAAACTTTACTGAGATCACACAAACCTACATCATTCTTAACAGTTAATTCATTGAGCCAATCATTAAAAGGAAGAAATTGATTTACTCTTATGTTGTTAGAGATAACTTGACAATTCCAAACTAGCCTCACAAAATtacaatttataaataaatgagATATGTTTTCATCCTCTAAATTACACATAGGACAGGTGGATGGGATATTATTGACATATGTTGATAATCTGTCTCTTGTATGAAGCCTTCCAATTACGAGAAGCTAactaaattttttaactttACGAGGGAGTTAAAGCTTCCACATTTTCTTAAGAAGCTCTCTTACATTCTCATTGTTATTATCACTATTTTGTATCCAAGTTGCCGACTTAACTAAGAACTTACCATTTGCATTAGGCTCCCATCAACACATATTGCATTGGGGAGTTATGGGGAAGGGAATACTACATATTTTATTCACAATGTCCTCATCGACTAAAGATGAAAGTTCATCTCTGTCCCATTGTCCATTATTAATGAATTGACTCTCCTTCATGTTTAGATCGATGTCATTAACATGATTGGGAGAAATAAAGTTGGATAGAGGGAAAGGAAAAACCCAGTTATGGGTCTAGAAGAGGATACTCTCTCCATTTCCCACAACCCAG
Proteins encoded in this region:
- the LOC126630282 gene encoding uncharacterized protein LOC126630282, with the protein product MGLSWVVGNGESLCDLSKVLLVCRQIWKERNLVVFQNKIPNPTWIVKSDPNIGREFIDANGIIPVVYNGSRSSPPFSIRWSPSNAGFVKLNFDGSVVNQGATVGFVIRNEKGEPIVAGARFIGQNTISTTECLALRDGLWMAKAKGLAHIMVEGDSKLVIESICRAYCPPWRLKVILEDIC